Proteins encoded within one genomic window of Theobroma cacao cultivar B97-61/B2 chromosome 7, Criollo_cocoa_genome_V2, whole genome shotgun sequence:
- the LOC18593977 gene encoding uncharacterized protein LOC18593977 — MVSSTASQSNYGHYCDSVVEESKTVYEEFNISPFPERQNGYYSGGDEVLNSSSSLYYQSGSKVLTFEAHHVYRTHVEDVFKVEGNLIFQSSYYYEESFSGSFYSYSSDSSNRGALDFDFQGFWCRTTGRLCMVGTSYTYSKEGKLLHLAAVLKLNNLKKSSTINTLVTGTMDSLYAADEPNYFGQISLLMFPQKSYQYTKVSKLSTQGCPGGTDVPEKSSLSLSRTRTICNMFLGQANAFELEYGSGCDSSKSCNPFGDGIGYLPQVMSLSMIQCSEDKLSLRFLIEFPIDYCMGYYRSSNFSTSLVGEGSWDARKNRLCIAACRIFDASSSLEKSRVGDCTTRLSLRFSAILSIRNTSTVVGEIWSEKPRNESGFFDRIVFRNTDRSSSGRIQLQGLKYEYTETDKVKKSSCTEQKPKRNSRGQYPDGYSRDMGFHISNVKGSKERIGWGSSEPLAVGDQPYQRFPFLLPSSSSRPINYGNQSDTSGRLLNISYKMSITLRSLNLDAGLNPFNQSSNGYVEIKISAEGVYDSETGNLCMVGCRDLRSANTGSLSHSVDCEILVNVQFPPLNSDRKGGIIKGSIKSMRETTDRLNFGPLDFSGRAYYRSWALESIWRMDFEMIMSVISNTLAIVFLVLQIFHVRKNPGVCPFISLLMLVILALGHLIPLVLNLEAMFTQDSQRNVWVRGGVWLEMNEVIIRVVTMVVFLLQIRLLILSWTARCSGEKKKPLWIAEKRGLYVCFPVYIAGVLIAFFPKWRKNLVDTEWHSSYYDHEQVLLSGSRAYAGLILDAFLFPQILFNMFQNSREEALSRFFYIGITLVRLVPHGYDLYRAHNFLGIDDSYIYADPAADYYSTAWDFIIPVLGLFFAAIIYMQQRFGGRCFLPKRFQESVIYEELPMASEDQFPLKSST, encoded by the coding sequence ATGGTCTCTTCCACTGCATCTCAATCTAATTATGGTCATTACTGTGATTCAGTTGTTGAGGAATCAAAAACAGTTTATGAGGAGTTCAATATCTCCCCATTTCCTGAACGTCAAAACGGTTACTATAGTGGAGGGGATGAAGTCCTGAATTCAAGCTCATCTCTTTATTATCAATCTGGATCGAAAGTTCTAACTTTCGAAGCTCACCATGTATATAGAACTCATGTTGAGGATGTCTTCAAGGTAGAAGGAAACCTGATCTTCCAAAGCTCATATTACTATGAAGAGAGCTTTTCTGGTTCATTCTATTCATATTCAAGTGATTCAAGCAATCGTGGAGCTCTGGACTTCGACTTTCAAGGCTTCTGGTGTAGAACTACCGGGAGGCTTTGCATGGTGGGAACAAGCTATACTTACTCCAAAGAAGGTAAACTGCTTCATCTTGCAGCTGTTCTCAAGTTGAACAATCTTAAGAAGTCAAGCACTATCAACACTTTAGTCACTGGAACCATGGATAGCTTGTACGCTGCTGATGAACCAAATTACTTTGGTCAAATTTCCTTGCTGATGTTCCCTCAAAAAAGTTACCAGTACACCAAAGTTTCAAAACTATCAACTCAAGGGTGTCCTGGGGGGACTGATGTGCCAGAGAAGTCATCCCTCAGCTTATCACGGACTCGAACTATTTGTAATATGTTTCTAGGTCAAGCCAATGCTTTTGAACTGGAGTATGGAAGTGGTTGTGATTCTTCAAAGAGTTGCAATCCATTTGGTGATGGTATTGGATATTTGCCACAGGTCATGTCTTTGAGTATGATTCAGTGCTCGGAGGATAAGCTAAGCTTGAGGTTTCTGATAGAATTTCCTATCGATTACTGTATGGGGTATTATCGCTCTTCCAATTTCAGCACTTCATTAGTTGGAGAAGGATCTTGGGATGCAAGGAAGAATCGGCTCTGTATTGCTGCTTGCCGAATCTTTGATGCATCAAGCTCCTTGGAGAAGTCTCGTGTTGGAGACTGCACAACAAGGTTGAGCTTGAGATTTTCGGCAATCTTGTCTATCAGAAACACAAGTACTGTTGTCGGTGAAATTTGGAGTGAGAAACCTAGGAATGAATCTGGTTTCTTTGATAGGATCGTGTTCCGAAATACTGACCGTAGCAGCAGTGGGCGAATTCAACTTCAAGGTTTGAAATATGAGTACACGGAAACTGATAAAGTGAAGAAGTCATCATGTACAGAGCAGAAACCTAAAAGGAACAGCAGGGGGCAGTACCCAGATGGCTATTCCAGGGACATGGGTTTTCATATCTCAAATGTCAAGGGTTCCAAAGAAAGAATTGGATGGGGTTCTTCAGAACCTCTTGCTGTGGGCGATCAGCCTTACCAGAGATTTCCCTTTCTATTACCATCCTCAAGCTCAAGGCCTATAAATTATGGAAATCAGTCAGATACCAGTGGCCGCTTGCTTAATATCAGCTACAAAATGAGCATCACGCTACGTAGTTTGAATTTGGATGCTGGCCTTAATCCATTTAACCAATCTTCAAATGGATACGTGGAAATCAAAATTTCTGCTGAAGGGGTTTATGATTCTGAAACAGGTAATCTGTGCATGGTTGGCTGCAGAGATCTGAGGTCAGCCAACACAGGATCTTTAAGTCATTCAGTGGACTGCGAGATCCTTGTGAATGTTCAGTTTCCTCCATTGAACTCAGACAGGAAAGGAGGTATTATCAAGGGAAGCATTAAGAGCATGCGCGAAACAACTGACCGTCTTAATTTTGGACCCTTGGACTTTTCCGGTAGGGCTTATTATCGCAGTTGGGCATTGGAATCAATTTGGAGAATGGATTTCGAGATGATCATGTCTGTCATATCCAACACTCTTGCAATCGTCTTTTTAGTACTTCAAATCTTTCATGTGAGAAAGAACCCTGGCGTTTGTCCTTTCATTTCACTTCTCATGCTTGTTATTCTAGCCCTGGGACACTTAATCCCTCTGGTTCTAAATCTTGAAGCAATGTTCACTCAAGATAGTCAAAGAAATGTCTGGGTTAGAGGTGGAGTATGGCTAGAAATGAACGAGGTGATCATTAGGGTTGTCACAATGGTCGTTTTTCTGCTGCAAATCCGTCTTCTGATTCTCTCATGGACAGCCAGATGCTCtggtgaaaagaaaaagccctTGTGGATTGCGGAGAAGAGGGGGCTTTATGTTTGTTTTCCAGTGTACATAGCTGGGGTCCTCATTGCTTTCTTTCCTAAGTGGAGGAAGAATCTTGTTGACACCGAATGGCATTCTTCATACTACGATCACGAGCAGGTCCTTTTGAGTGGTTCAAGAGCTTATGCTGGTTTGATCCTTGATGCCTTTCTTTTCCCCCAAATCCTGTTCAACATGTTCCAGAACTCAAGAGAAGAGGCTCTGTCTCGTTTCTTTTACATTGGAATTACCCTTGTTCGTCTGGTGCCTCACGGATATGATCTTTACAGGGCTCACAATTTTCTTGGAATTGATGACTCATACATTTATGCAGATCCTGCTGCAGATTACTACTCAACTGCTTGGGACTTCATTATTCCTGTGTTGGGCCTATTCTTTGCTGCAATCATATACATGCAACAGCGATTTGGTGGTCGATGTTTCCTTCCAAAGAGATTTCAAGAATCAGTGATATATGAGGAGCTGCCAATGGCTTCAGAAGATCAATTTCCACTAAAATCTAGCACCTAG
- the LOC108662675 gene encoding uncharacterized protein LOC108662675, with protein sequence MGEGERRSEKFCSFLGTVLLHFEGGKESFLLQFLEEEKAENFEKNWSCLLPFCAEKLELFAGSLCRKIGQLCAAKIEKFCCWKLSWKSADFRAENGSKKGEKMRLLVTGFERKGREEATVVKRGRHGGEGSDGGREKKKEREKKRNRK encoded by the exons atgggagagggagagagaaggAGTGAAAAATTCTGCTCTTTTCTTGGCACGGTTTTGCTGCACTTTGAGGGAGGAAAAGAGAGTTTTTTGCTGCAATTtttggaggaagaaaaagctgaaaattttgag aaaaattggagCTGTTTGTTGCCCTtttgtgcagaaaaattggagCTGTTTGCTGGTAGTTTGTGCAGGAAAATTGGACAGCTTTGTGCTGCCAAAATTGAGAAGTTTTGTTGCTGGAAATTGAGCTGGAAATCTGCTGATTTTAGAGCAGAAAATGGTAGCAAAAAGGGTGAGAAAATGAGGCTTTTGGTGACCGGTTttgagaggaaaggaagagaggAAGCCACGGTGGTGAAGAGAGGAAGACATGGTGGTGAAGGGAGTGACggtggaagagagaaaaagaaagaaagagaaaagaaaagaaatagaaaataa